Proteins encoded in a region of the Gemmatimonadota bacterium genome:
- a CDS encoding ATP-binding protein produces the protein MALADQVRISRRFQRSIRIDTDIGNPAALEGFVCPRSYAGILETMVEHIDENGQGAFTWTGPYGSGKSSLVVALSAALKRKQRNSDHTKQILGERTYEKIRRTLKPRTRGWRVLPVVGRRDRPAQVIGEAIWSSKLTTSPKTENWTDGTVLDTIEEIAESDRRSYGGLLVFIDEMGKFLEGAANDNTDLFLFQELAERASRSGKRLIVVGILHQAFEEYAHRLTRESRDEWSKIQGRFVDLAVNVDLDEQIDLISRAIECDHRPVTARILAANTAALVKRDTIPDFEQTLEKCWPLHPIVACLLGPISRRRYGQNQRSIFAFLNSAEPFGFHDFLRNAEHQAVYEPDRLWDYLRVNLEPSILASPDGHRWALAAEVIERCEAVGGDDVHLRILKVLAVIGMFQDRSALGGSLELLKLVFPDYIAEIENKLEDLDRWSFVIYRKFADSFSIYEGSDFDIDTAVENAHQNIGEMNASVFRKQFEFQPIIAKRHYHETGALRWFDTTVLPLAEADCATREYQPRNGAIGCFILAIATQSESEELAEKVCEEIVQQSRDWDIVVGLSQHSGGIPTQLRELVALEWVRDQMPELQGDRVARMEVQAHIDELQNRLSDSFDQAFNGALWYRNGAVPVELPYSRLNMVASSLADSRFNYAPRIFNELLGRTKSSSSAVAARNILIRLMVANEGKTRLGIEGYPAEGGLFASVLDATGLYHETIDGWRFVAPSNDSDDPGRLWPAWNAALSLLTANAHRGVTVEEIYEVWRRPPFGIKEGLLPVLSVAFYISNQRNLALYRDGLFQVKISELDVDFLVRDPADIQLRWMELSDTSRALLADLAQVVRELDEENPLTHLEPLDVARGLVAIYDQLPQWVGRTQQLSSNAKRIRQLFKLANDPNRLIFDDIPSVDDDGVDTSEGPTGRQAANLVGEGLRELKLAYPTMLNRLRDLLLGELRVPNTSTSMLSELRDRAENIREVSGDHRLEAFIIRLARFHGKNAEIEDIAGMAVNKPTRNWVDSDVDKAALQLAELAEQFVHTEAFARVKGRRDKRHSMAVVVDISRRGMPLHDEFDVSDMDESEVGQLIDRIDQVLDESGEKRRNVILAALASLMSKRLDPSGDSRQMMKPKKRKEVS, from the coding sequence ATGGCACTCGCCGATCAGGTGCGTATATCAAGACGGTTTCAACGTTCGATCCGCATCGACACGGATATCGGTAATCCAGCGGCGTTGGAAGGATTCGTCTGCCCCAGGTCGTATGCCGGAATTCTAGAAACTATGGTGGAGCACATTGATGAGAACGGTCAGGGTGCGTTCACCTGGACAGGTCCCTACGGCAGTGGAAAATCCAGTCTGGTAGTTGCACTTTCTGCGGCACTTAAGAGAAAGCAGCGTAACTCGGATCATACTAAGCAGATTCTTGGTGAGCGAACATATGAGAAAATTCGAAGAACGCTAAAACCTCGGACCAGAGGCTGGCGTGTTTTACCGGTCGTCGGTCGCCGAGATCGCCCGGCACAGGTAATCGGAGAAGCAATTTGGTCAAGTAAACTGACCACCAGTCCTAAGACAGAGAATTGGACCGATGGAACTGTCCTCGACACGATTGAAGAAATAGCCGAAAGTGACCGACGCAGTTACGGTGGCCTACTTGTTTTTATCGATGAGATGGGGAAATTCCTTGAGGGCGCCGCGAACGACAATACGGATCTTTTTCTGTTTCAGGAACTTGCAGAACGGGCTTCCAGGAGTGGTAAACGGCTCATCGTCGTTGGTATCCTGCATCAAGCATTCGAGGAGTATGCCCACCGGCTTACCCGAGAATCACGCGACGAGTGGTCCAAAATCCAAGGACGATTCGTTGACCTTGCGGTTAACGTTGACCTCGATGAACAAATAGACCTGATCAGTCGTGCAATCGAATGCGACCACAGACCCGTCACTGCGAGGATTCTTGCAGCAAATACAGCAGCCCTGGTAAAACGAGATACGATACCTGACTTCGAGCAGACGCTCGAAAAATGTTGGCCCCTGCATCCTATAGTCGCCTGTCTGTTAGGTCCCATATCACGCCGACGTTATGGCCAGAATCAACGCAGTATATTTGCGTTTCTCAATTCCGCTGAGCCGTTCGGTTTCCATGATTTCCTGAGAAACGCTGAACATCAAGCTGTCTACGAACCCGACAGGCTTTGGGACTACCTAAGGGTTAATCTTGAGCCATCCATCCTGGCATCACCCGACGGACATCGTTGGGCCCTTGCTGCTGAGGTTATTGAGCGATGCGAAGCAGTCGGTGGCGACGACGTGCATCTACGCATCCTCAAAGTGCTGGCAGTAATCGGTATGTTCCAGGACCGGTCCGCATTGGGCGGAAGTCTTGAACTGCTGAAGCTTGTATTTCCAGATTATATTGCCGAAATCGAGAACAAACTGGAAGATCTAGATAGATGGTCGTTTGTCATCTATCGAAAGTTTGCGGATTCGTTCTCCATATACGAAGGTAGTGATTTCGACATTGATACTGCCGTAGAAAACGCTCACCAGAACATTGGGGAGATGAATGCGTCAGTATTTAGAAAACAGTTCGAATTTCAACCCATCATTGCGAAACGTCACTATCACGAAACCGGTGCCTTGCGATGGTTCGATACCACAGTTTTGCCTTTAGCTGAAGCGGACTGCGCGACTCGTGAGTATCAGCCTAGGAATGGCGCGATTGGATGTTTTATTCTGGCAATCGCAACCCAATCAGAGTCAGAGGAGTTGGCTGAAAAAGTTTGTGAAGAGATCGTTCAACAATCAAGGGATTGGGACATCGTCGTAGGTCTTTCCCAGCACAGTGGTGGAATCCCTACACAGTTGCGCGAACTCGTGGCATTAGAATGGGTCCGGGACCAGATGCCCGAACTCCAGGGAGACCGGGTCGCACGGATGGAAGTTCAAGCGCATATAGACGAATTGCAGAATCGTTTGTCTGATTCGTTTGATCAAGCGTTTAACGGTGCACTGTGGTATCGTAATGGCGCTGTACCTGTCGAGCTTCCATACTCCAGGCTAAACATGGTCGCATCAAGTCTAGCTGACAGTCGTTTCAACTATGCTCCTCGCATATTTAACGAACTCCTTGGTCGTACGAAATCATCCAGTAGCGCTGTTGCTGCAAGAAACATCCTTATTCGTCTCATGGTAGCCAATGAAGGCAAAACCCGACTAGGCATTGAAGGGTACCCTGCGGAAGGTGGGCTTTTTGCGTCGGTGTTGGATGCTACCGGTTTGTACCATGAGACGATTGATGGTTGGCGATTTGTGGCTCCGAGTAACGACAGCGACGATCCGGGTCGCTTGTGGCCGGCCTGGAATGCAGCATTGAGTTTATTGACGGCAAACGCACATCGGGGAGTCACCGTGGAAGAGATTTATGAAGTATGGCGACGACCACCATTCGGTATAAAGGAAGGATTGTTGCCGGTGCTTTCCGTCGCTTTCTACATTTCGAATCAGCGTAATCTGGCACTTTACCGCGATGGGTTATTTCAGGTTAAAATCTCCGAACTCGATGTGGATTTTCTTGTTAGAGATCCAGCAGATATACAGCTACGATGGATGGAACTCTCAGATACTTCGCGCGCCCTCCTTGCCGATTTAGCTCAGGTCGTTCGCGAACTGGATGAAGAAAACCCACTGACCCATCTTGAACCCCTGGATGTAGCTCGTGGCCTGGTGGCGATATATGATCAGTTACCTCAGTGGGTCGGTAGAACCCAGCAACTCTCATCAAACGCCAAACGCATAAGACAGTTGTTCAAATTAGCTAATGACCCGAACAGACTAATCTTCGACGACATACCTAGTGTCGATGACGATGGCGTTGATACAAGTGAAGGTCCCACTGGACGGCAGGCTGCGAATCTTGTGGGTGAGGGGTTGCGGGAGCTAAAGCTTGCGTATCCCACGATGCTGAATCGTCTTCGAGATTTGCTTCTTGGCGAACTTCGTGTGCCCAATACTTCGACGTCCATGCTCTCCGAATTGCGCGACCGTGCCGAAAACATACGCGAAGTCAGCGGAGATCATCGTTTGGAGGCCTTTATCATTCGACTCGCGAGATTCCATGGCAAGAATGCTGAGATAGAGGATATCGCCGGAATGGCAGTCAATAAACCGACACGGAACTGGGTCGATTCCGACGTAGATAAAGCTGCGTTACAACTTGCCGAATTGGCGGAGCAGTTCGTCCATACTGAGGCTTTTGCCCGGGTTAAAGGTCGCCGCGACAAGAGACATTCAATGGCAGTTGTCGTTGACATAAGTCGCCGTGGGATGCCTCTTCATGATGAATTCGATGTCTCCGATATGGACGAGTCCGAAGTAGGGCAACTCATCGATCGCATCGATCAAGTTCTGGATGAAAGTGGAGAGAAACGGAGAAACGTTATCCTTGCCGCACTTGCGAGTTTGATGTCGAAACGGCTTGATCCCAGTGGTGATTCAAGACAAATGATGAAACCAAAAAAAAGGAAAGAAGTGTCGTGA
- a CDS encoding phosphoadenosine phosphosulfate reductase family protein, translating into MKAENEIRHVLGLSGGRDSAALAVFMRQNHPDLDIEYFFTDTGKELPEVYEFLVKLEGFLGKPIVRLNPDRDFDFWLKQYNDFLPSPQTRWCTRQLKLRPFEQWIKPSLDAGTTICSYVAIRSDEQYREGYSSKHENLIVKLPFKDAGIDKPGVLEILDGVGLGLPAYYEWRTRSGCTFCFYQQKIEWVRLMERHPDYFEEAKQYEKTAMDHGSPFTWSQGESLDDLSRPERIAQIKEDHQRRLERMCEVRQVNPLRPDAEPIDIDDLYGKSKVCLACHK; encoded by the coding sequence GTGAAGGCAGAAAACGAGATTCGACATGTACTCGGTTTGTCTGGCGGCCGGGATAGCGCCGCACTAGCCGTATTCATGCGGCAGAATCACCCAGATCTCGATATCGAGTACTTCTTCACCGATACCGGCAAGGAACTCCCTGAGGTGTATGAATTCCTGGTTAAGCTGGAAGGATTTCTTGGCAAGCCCATCGTACGGCTTAACCCAGATCGCGACTTCGATTTCTGGCTTAAACAATACAACGATTTCCTGCCGTCACCTCAAACCCGCTGGTGTACCCGCCAATTAAAGTTACGTCCTTTTGAGCAATGGATAAAGCCATCGCTAGACGCCGGCACGACAATCTGCAGTTATGTTGCCATACGATCGGATGAACAATACCGGGAGGGGTATTCATCCAAACACGAGAATTTGATCGTTAAACTACCCTTCAAAGATGCCGGTATAGATAAACCAGGTGTATTGGAGATCCTCGATGGGGTTGGGCTCGGACTTCCCGCATACTATGAGTGGAGAACACGCAGCGGGTGTACATTCTGTTTCTACCAGCAGAAGATCGAGTGGGTACGACTCATGGAACGCCATCCTGATTACTTTGAGGAAGCCAAGCAGTACGAAAAGACTGCGATGGACCACGGTTCGCCGTTTACATGGAGTCAAGGCGAGTCGTTAGATGATCTGTCAAGACCAGAGCGTATCGCGCAGATCAAAGAAGACCACCAAAGGCGACTTGAACGAATGTGTGAAGTTCGTCAAGTGAATCCACTCCGGCCGGATGCGGAGCCAATAGACATCGATGATTTGTATGGAAAATCCAAGGTGTGTCTAGCGTGTCACAAATGA
- a CDS encoding DEAD/DEAH box helicase family protein: MIKLSNVESPGYRPAQVFAKLDDYAAASLLPPGVLDLIKAVDPERLIGTNRDDTLGKAFSVELAVDDLERRKVLIEVLPELKIAELEARTDTGIDRLLSVETLEPAVRRAILGFFGVPTTPEAYTDETAASVTVRPNRGLFPHQKRAAASVEKYLYIEDGRVMLHLPTGVGKTRTAMSVVASHLRNRSSGLVLWLAVTRELLEQAAIEFMSLWNVVGDREVECIRFWSNYDPPIGEVTDGVVFAGLAKLHSYGLNRKQLWDLGDRTTFVVFDEAHQAVANTYMDIVETVTTRGSKTPLLGLSATPGRTWGDPEQDAIVADLFFGNKVTIEVEGANPIKKLTDDRYLAKVSFSLLNVEPGLRLSDHDVADIKQALDLPDAIANRLGEDEGRNLRIVQRLINLSDNHSRILVYAASVSNAVLLTSICRGVGLNADVVTGGTHVVERDVIIQRFKRVGGPSRILINFGVLTTGFDAPSASAALIARPTKSLVLYSQMVGRIIRGPKAGGTENCEVVTVVDTSLPGFGDVAEAFMNWEDVWKAT; encoded by the coding sequence ATGATAAAACTATCAAATGTGGAATCCCCTGGATATAGGCCTGCGCAAGTTTTTGCAAAACTGGATGATTATGCTGCCGCGAGCCTCTTGCCACCAGGTGTTCTGGATCTAATCAAAGCTGTCGATCCTGAAAGGTTAATTGGCACGAATAGAGATGATACACTTGGTAAAGCATTCTCGGTAGAACTCGCGGTTGACGATCTCGAACGCCGTAAGGTGTTAATTGAAGTACTGCCAGAATTGAAAATAGCAGAATTGGAAGCTCGAACTGATACCGGAATTGATCGCTTACTGTCGGTGGAAACCCTAGAACCAGCGGTACGGCGTGCGATTTTGGGCTTTTTCGGAGTACCGACAACACCTGAAGCATACACAGACGAAACTGCAGCATCTGTAACCGTACGACCCAATAGAGGACTGTTTCCGCATCAGAAACGAGCTGCAGCGTCAGTAGAAAAATACCTATACATCGAAGATGGACGTGTAATGTTACATTTACCGACCGGTGTTGGCAAAACTAGAACCGCGATGAGCGTTGTTGCATCCCACCTTAGAAACCGTTCTTCAGGTCTTGTTTTGTGGTTGGCAGTAACTCGAGAACTACTCGAACAGGCGGCGATTGAGTTTATGAGTTTGTGGAATGTCGTAGGAGATCGAGAGGTTGAATGTATACGGTTCTGGTCCAATTATGATCCACCAATTGGAGAAGTCACAGATGGTGTTGTTTTCGCGGGTTTGGCAAAGCTACATTCTTACGGGTTAAATCGTAAACAGCTTTGGGATCTCGGTGACAGAACTACCTTTGTAGTTTTCGATGAGGCTCATCAGGCGGTGGCAAACACTTATATGGACATTGTTGAGACCGTGACGACACGCGGTTCGAAGACACCGCTGCTTGGTTTAAGTGCGACACCAGGGCGCACTTGGGGTGATCCTGAGCAAGATGCGATTGTCGCAGATCTGTTTTTTGGAAACAAAGTAACTATTGAAGTTGAGGGTGCAAATCCCATAAAGAAACTTACAGACGATCGTTACTTGGCCAAAGTTAGTTTCTCATTATTAAATGTGGAACCTGGGCTTCGACTATCTGATCATGACGTTGCTGATATTAAACAGGCATTGGATTTACCAGACGCGATAGCCAATCGTCTAGGTGAAGACGAGGGTCGTAACCTTCGAATAGTTCAAAGACTAATTAACTTGTCTGACAACCATTCAAGAATCTTGGTATATGCTGCTTCCGTAAGTAATGCGGTGCTTTTAACAAGTATATGTCGAGGTGTTGGTCTTAATGCAGACGTGGTTACAGGCGGAACTCATGTCGTTGAACGGGATGTAATCATACAGCGCTTCAAACGTGTAGGAGGCCCCTCTCGGATTTTAATAAACTTCGGTGTATTAACTACAGGTTTTGACGCACCATCCGCTAGTGCAGCACTTATCGCGAGACCGACGAAATCACTGGTCTTATATAGTCAGATGGTGGGTCGTATTATTCGTGGACCGAAAGCTGGTGGTACGGAAAATTGTGAGGTCGTAACTGTTGTCGATACATCATTACCTGGTTTTGGAGACGTAGCAGAAGCCTTTATGAATTGGGAGGATGTATGGAAAGCCACGTAG
- a CDS encoding ATP-binding protein: protein MESHVVESQSIQQELDFLIVSANLTIEAMRDSGYKNTDHALAELIDNSVEAKADLIEIIAVEKPPDPNVSYSRARISEIAVSDNGEGMDQTTLRRALKFGDGTRTDRRKRGIGRFGVGLPQSSISQCRRVDIWTWQNGPDNAIHCYLDLDDIKGNGRQDVPEPTSQIVPDRWRNVVQNSLSQTGTLVVWSTLDRVRWMGGVKTLTRTADLCGRIYRKFLATNQVQISLVLASGDQQLDCQSRFDCQPNDPLYLMAPSSTPKPFQDRPMFQLFNERKWTIPVDDTQGTVHVRCTLASPDAINESLSQVKWPQSYTSPGKSPWGKHADRNKGISIVRANRELELSLDWVNNYEPEERWWSVEVEFDPILDEIFGVVNNKQHAHIFTEGAGFEWEEMAASNETYSLLLERLELESDPRHHLFEIWTWIDDQIRRMRRERGKIRKGTGTSRHPTTEEEIEDVATKVINEQAEQGETGDSDLAPKTTDEEKIHQIAQSIAKFKVDEHTATETAHKTVSSGRRVLIKGVTLDHKDAFFTVESVSDVIEVWLNDRHPVHEHLIDVLRTENEVQEVGELAKRLNIAEFTLRMLLCAWARYEDKAPAGMKETISDVRMDWGREARKFLDVIEQ, encoded by the coding sequence ATGGAAAGCCACGTAGTTGAATCTCAGTCTATTCAACAGGAGTTGGATTTTTTAATTGTCTCAGCAAACCTAACTATCGAGGCAATGCGCGATAGTGGATATAAGAACACGGATCACGCGTTAGCTGAATTAATCGACAACTCAGTTGAGGCTAAAGCTGATTTAATTGAGATTATAGCTGTTGAGAAGCCACCAGATCCAAATGTATCATATTCCAGAGCTCGAATCAGTGAAATTGCGGTATCCGATAATGGCGAAGGAATGGACCAAACTACCCTTAGGCGCGCCCTGAAATTTGGTGACGGGACACGAACTGATCGTCGCAAAAGAGGGATCGGACGTTTCGGTGTAGGGCTCCCACAATCTTCCATCTCACAGTGTCGACGAGTTGACATATGGACCTGGCAGAACGGACCAGACAATGCGATCCATTGTTACTTGGACCTGGACGATATTAAGGGAAATGGCAGGCAGGACGTTCCAGAACCAACGTCTCAGATCGTCCCCGATCGGTGGCGTAATGTTGTTCAGAATTCCCTATCACAAACCGGTACCCTTGTAGTTTGGAGTACCCTTGATCGAGTAAGGTGGATGGGCGGGGTAAAAACCCTTACGCGAACGGCGGACCTTTGCGGACGGATTTATCGAAAGTTCCTGGCGACGAATCAGGTACAAATCAGCTTGGTCCTTGCTTCTGGTGACCAACAGTTGGATTGCCAAAGTAGGTTCGACTGTCAGCCAAATGATCCTCTCTACTTGATGGCACCATCTTCGACACCTAAACCGTTTCAAGATCGACCAATGTTTCAACTGTTCAACGAGAGAAAATGGACAATTCCGGTCGATGATACTCAGGGAACGGTACATGTGCGTTGTACTCTAGCTTCACCGGACGCAATAAATGAATCACTGTCCCAAGTAAAGTGGCCACAGTCATACACAAGTCCAGGTAAGTCTCCGTGGGGTAAGCATGCGGATCGAAACAAAGGAATCTCAATTGTTCGCGCTAATAGAGAACTTGAACTCAGTTTGGACTGGGTGAACAACTATGAACCAGAGGAACGTTGGTGGTCCGTAGAAGTGGAATTTGATCCTATTCTCGACGAGATATTCGGTGTTGTAAATAACAAACAACACGCACACATTTTTACGGAGGGAGCTGGTTTCGAATGGGAGGAGATGGCGGCCTCCAATGAAACATATAGTTTGTTACTAGAACGATTAGAGTTAGAATCCGATCCCCGACATCACTTATTTGAGATCTGGACTTGGATCGATGACCAAATTAGAAGGATGAGACGTGAGCGTGGGAAAATACGGAAAGGTACCGGGACTTCACGCCATCCTACGACGGAAGAAGAAATAGAGGATGTTGCTACTAAGGTAATAAATGAACAGGCAGAACAGGGGGAGACTGGCGATAGTGATCTAGCGCCAAAAACGACTGACGAAGAGAAAATACATCAGATTGCACAGTCCATTGCTAAGTTTAAAGTCGATGAGCATACCGCTACAGAAACTGCACATAAAACAGTTTCTAGCGGTCGTCGTGTACTCATAAAGGGAGTTACATTGGATCATAAGGATGCTTTCTTTACTGTGGAGTCGGTAAGTGACGTGATCGAAGTATGGCTAAATGATAGACATCCTGTACATGAACACCTGATCGATGTCTTGAGAACTGAAAACGAAGTACAGGAAGTAGGAGAATTGGCTAAACGTTTAAATATAGCTGAATTCACCCTTCGCATGTTGTTGTGTGCTTGGGCAAGATACGAAGATAAAGCCCCTGCGGGTATGAAGGAAACAATCAGCGATGTTCGCATGGATTGGGGCAGAGAAGCTCGTAAATTTCTAGATGTTATAGAACAGTAG
- a CDS encoding phospholipase D family protein, which produces MKLGDEVSSILNGAKYNVLIAAPFIRSEALIRLIDVIPTDIETTVVTRWRPSDLLSGVSDLAVYDLTVSHGIPLFVRQDLHAKYFAVDDECLVGSANVTLTALGWKTPANLELLTTVSRNSDRMKEFESSLMSGAVKVTAAHHARLEHLLKKLKESSVDFTNAQMISALKPLPPNWVPKSRNPEELYSVYCGNLDVIRSALNTMKDELLVIGALPGLDEDGFRAIVAATIAQSPLIDRVIRQIDSEGQVSETELHAILTAVGIEEGKYNPRDVLQVLERWFSYFLSDHYETASDSIKLIKAQKI; this is translated from the coding sequence ATGAAACTAGGCGACGAAGTATCCTCAATACTAAATGGAGCTAAATACAACGTATTGATAGCCGCTCCGTTTATCCGCTCTGAAGCACTGATACGGTTGATAGACGTTATTCCGACTGATATAGAAACAACCGTGGTTACTAGGTGGCGGCCATCGGATCTGCTCAGTGGCGTTTCAGATTTAGCTGTTTACGATCTCACTGTGTCGCATGGGATTCCATTGTTCGTTCGGCAGGATCTTCATGCGAAGTATTTTGCAGTCGACGACGAATGTTTGGTTGGCTCTGCGAATGTTACCCTAACTGCTCTTGGCTGGAAAACCCCTGCAAATCTAGAATTACTAACAACGGTTTCGCGTAATTCAGACCGTATGAAAGAATTTGAAAGTTCATTGATGTCTGGAGCGGTAAAAGTAACGGCAGCACACCACGCGAGGCTAGAGCACTTACTCAAGAAGCTAAAAGAATCGTCAGTGGATTTTACCAATGCCCAGATGATCTCAGCATTGAAACCACTACCACCCAACTGGGTTCCAAAGTCAAGAAATCCTGAGGAACTTTATAGTGTCTATTGCGGAAATCTGGATGTCATCCGATCCGCGTTGAATACAATGAAAGATGAACTTTTAGTTATTGGAGCTCTCCCAGGTTTAGATGAAGACGGGTTTCGTGCAATTGTAGCAGCTACTATTGCTCAGTCCCCACTAATTGACCGGGTTATTCGTCAAATCGATAGTGAAGGTCAAGTTTCGGAAACAGAACTGCATGCGATTTTGACGGCAGTCGGAATTGAGGAAGGTAAATACAATCCTCGTGACGTACTCCAAGTACTTGAGAGATGGTTTTCGTACTTTCTTTCAGATCACTACGAAACAGCTAGCGATTCCATCAAGCTAATAAAAGCCCAAAAGATATAG
- a CDS encoding DGQHR domain-containing protein, with protein sequence MKKNRELIIPALKAHMGDWVYYVTILRFEQVVGMIDIAEEIHTSNVLKDMIQRQITNRAKQISDYILNQPQRFFNSIVVGVYGGSPDWYELAIGTNPQYVGDEIPEEYDGIVGFLRFDGTQKLYAIDGQHRVMGIRQTLNKNVQFKEEEVSAIFVAHRNDAEGMERTRRLFTTLNRYAKPVSKSDIVALDEDDIVAIATRELVENHPLFHEKVSLVKTKAIGVRDNRSFTTIITLYDVLDILFRLEGRKWNEFKRLRPSDDVISEFYGNCVEFWDRMAEHFNPLRSVLESQTGDNTAKLYRHREGGHLLFRPIGLIIVAHVVRKAKETGLSEDEAIKRISGVSMEISNSPWVGLLWDKTNQRMIGGPTQQKVARQLLFYIIGGDLKSMKTSYENVLQEYAGLLNRDVSELVSVFNQGTEW encoded by the coding sequence ATGAAAAAGAATAGAGAGCTTATTATACCAGCCCTTAAAGCTCATATGGGAGACTGGGTATACTACGTGACTATTTTGAGATTTGAACAAGTAGTTGGTATGATAGACATTGCAGAAGAAATACATACAAGCAATGTATTAAAAGACATGATACAACGTCAGATTACAAATAGAGCGAAACAAATTTCTGATTACATATTGAACCAACCTCAACGTTTTTTTAACTCAATAGTCGTAGGTGTATATGGTGGATCCCCAGACTGGTATGAACTAGCTATAGGTACGAACCCTCAGTATGTTGGTGATGAGATACCCGAAGAGTACGATGGGATTGTTGGGTTTCTAAGGTTTGATGGTACTCAGAAACTATATGCAATCGATGGACAGCACCGAGTTATGGGCATACGTCAGACTCTAAATAAGAACGTACAGTTCAAAGAAGAGGAAGTAAGTGCTATATTTGTTGCACATCGTAATGATGCTGAAGGCATGGAGAGAACCCGACGGTTATTTACAACACTAAATCGCTATGCCAAACCTGTTAGTAAAAGTGATATAGTTGCTCTAGATGAAGATGATATAGTTGCTATAGCGACTAGAGAACTGGTCGAGAACCATCCCTTGTTTCATGAGAAAGTTTCGCTAGTAAAAACAAAAGCAATAGGAGTACGGGACAACAGAAGTTTCACAACCATAATTACGCTTTATGATGTGTTGGACATCTTGTTCCGACTTGAAGGTCGAAAGTGGAATGAATTCAAACGTCTTCGACCTTCGGATGACGTCATATCCGAGTTTTACGGTAACTGTGTGGAATTCTGGGACCGTATGGCAGAGCATTTTAACCCGTTGAGAAGTGTACTAGAGAGTCAAACGGGTGACAATACTGCCAAACTCTATCGACATAGAGAAGGGGGACACCTACTATTCCGGCCTATTGGTTTGATTATTGTTGCACATGTGGTTAGAAAAGCAAAGGAAACTGGTCTGTCGGAAGACGAAGCGATTAAACGGATTTCCGGGGTCTCAATGGAAATATCAAATTCACCATGGGTTGGTTTACTCTGGGACAAAACAAACCAACGTATGATCGGCGGACCTACTCAGCAGAAAGTAGCAAGACAACTACTTTTTTATATCATTGGTGGTGATTTAAAAAGCATGAAAACTAGCTATGAGAATGTACTTCAAGAATATGCAGGGCTATTAAATAGAGACGTATCAGAGCTTGTTTCTGTCTTCAACCAAGGTACTGAGTGGTGA
- a CDS encoding sulfurtransferase, with product MHTTLIDAHTLNRHHQDPDWRVIDARFSLADAGQGAREYGEGHVPGALYAHLDDDLSGPIVRGVTGRHPLPSVDRAAEVFSRLGIDGSVQVAVYDGAGGSVAGRVWWMLRWLGHDAVAVVDGGWPAWTGAGLPVTQEVGEVAPRTFVPNVRAHLVTDVDGVDRHRKDADWAVLDARTPERFRGEQEPIDPVAGHIPGATCATFDANLGEDGRFRSPEELKQRFEELFGGVPADRAINYCGSGVSACHNLLAIAHAGLGDAVLYPGSWSEWITDEDRPIGTGEG from the coding sequence ATGCATACCACGCTGATCGACGCACACACGCTGAACCGCCATCACCAGGACCCGGACTGGCGCGTGATCGACGCCCGGTTTTCCCTGGCCGACGCGGGGCAGGGCGCTCGTGAGTACGGTGAAGGCCACGTGCCCGGCGCCCTGTACGCCCACCTGGACGACGATCTGTCCGGTCCTATCGTGCGTGGAGTGACCGGTCGGCATCCGCTGCCATCGGTAGACCGGGCCGCCGAGGTCTTCTCGCGGTTAGGGATCGACGGAAGCGTGCAGGTCGCGGTTTACGACGGTGCGGGCGGTTCGGTGGCCGGGCGGGTGTGGTGGATGCTCCGCTGGCTGGGCCACGACGCCGTCGCCGTAGTGGACGGCGGCTGGCCGGCCTGGACCGGGGCGGGACTGCCGGTTACGCAGGAAGTAGGGGAAGTGGCGCCGCGCACCTTCGTGCCCAACGTCCGAGCACACCTGGTCACCGACGTGGACGGCGTCGACCGACACCGGAAGGACGCGGACTGGGCCGTCCTGGACGCCCGCACGCCGGAACGATTCCGCGGCGAACAAGAGCCCATCGATCCCGTAGCCGGCCATATCCCGGGCGCCACATGCGCGACTTTCGATGCGAACCTGGGGGAAGACGGACGCTTTCGCTCGCCGGAGGAACTAAAGCAGAGATTTGAAGAGTTATTCGGCGGGGTGCCGGCCGACCGCGCTATAAACTACTGCGGATCGGGCGTATCGGCCTGCCACAACCTGCTCGCTATCGCCCACGCGGGCCTGGGCGATGCCGTACTTTACCCCGGTTCCTGGAGCGAATGGATTACCGACGAGGACCGGCCGATTGGGACGGGTGAGGGTTGA